A window of Aptenodytes patagonicus chromosome 1, bAptPat1.pri.cur, whole genome shotgun sequence genomic DNA:
GTCTTCAACAACTaaacacccaccccacccccctttttgTTACTGTAGATCCATTCTTTGATATATCTCAAAATTGGCACAAACTTGAAATAACCAGCAAACAAGGCATGGAACCACAGGCTTTCCTGATAGAAGCTCATGCCAGATTCAGCTTCCCCTCTTCCCATCAACGTCAGCCTGCTGGTTATTTCAGAAACAGGACCTGACCAGAAACAATTACAGTCACTGCAAGTCCAAAGAagagaagagcaaaacaaaaaccaaactccATGCTGTTTATTAATATTCATCTATAAAAAGTGAATTCTTCTACCTATCCTATACATTACTACTCAATTCACCTGCTAAATTAGTCAGGATCTTGAGATAGGTAGTCATGCATTATGTCATACACAACCAccagcaagagaggaaaaaaccgaACAAAAGCAAACCCAACACTTAAAGTGTGTGGGGACGGGGTGTGTGTGTTAAGCAATATTTGGACAATTTTGTGCAACAGTAATGAAAGTGGGACAGTATGCCAGATAATATTTCAACTGTGCTACAAATAtgcttgaaagaaaatttttgtaGCACATGCATCATCTACTTTTCAATAAGGTCTGCTATCactctaatttttttatttttagtgttcttCACGCAATGAGGCATTTTAGAGGCATTCATACAGATGCCCTCCAAACCTCTTTTTTGTCGGTATTATACTCATAGCTTTTCCCATACAAAACATAAATTCTGTTACATGTTCTAATGACTTTATCTGAttagaaaacacagctttttgttttgtacagctaaaaagaaaaaatctttgaGAGAAAAGTTTAGGGCTAGATATTtgtatgcataattttttttttttatatctgtaaaCTGGAGAATTGTAAGAAAATCAGAAGTCCAAACTTCATATTTCAAGGCAGAAACTAACCTGAAGAAAGATTTAAGAGGTCATACTTAAGTTAGTTACTCCATGGATACTCTTCTCAAAAGCAGCTGATATTTGCCAGTGTCGAACTAGGATGCTAGATTAATAAACACTGGTTCAATCCACTATGTATTCCTATACCACTGAAAAAAGTGCCTGGTAATATTACAGTGAAAGCATAAACCAGACAAGCAGTAACAATAAACTTCTTTTTAATGCATTCTCCACTTCTGGAGATAAAACACACAAGAACTATGCGCTCTTCTGCTCTTGAGAACAGTTTTGGTGCCTGATACTGTAGAAGTTACTTGGCTGTCTGTCGTAAGCGGGAAGATCAGACAAACAACtaactctttcctcctcctcctcctcttcacaaAGCTGCCGCAGGGTTGGGTAAAAGGCCAAACGAGGAACCCTCCCATGCAAAGTCATGAAACTGTGACCACAGCAAGAGCCAGGAAAGCGGGGGGATGAGGGTTGACCAAAGCACCCATGCAAACACCAGGTAAGGTCTGTCATCCTCAGATGGCTCCCAAGTAAAGCAGGGGATAATCTCTTTCAGCTCTCATCACCTTAGTCTGCATAATGACATTTCAGATGTCCGACTCCTATGACCAAGAAGCTGAGAGAAACAACACAACTGTGCCCTGGAGCAGCTGGCTACCAGCCAGTAACTTTTCTCCCAAAAAATACTGTTCACACAGGCCCTGGTCGGAGACTGCGCTGCTTCCcatcttttcacttttttaaataagaagtcTATCAATCTGTCCATCTCATTCATAAATCAGGTGGTTGGTTCTGATGTCCTGGGATTAAATACTGTATTAGAAGCTACATAGCTATTAAGATAGCTTTTTAACGTCTTTTATGAGCAACAGCATGCACCTATTCTTTTGGGAGTTAAGTAGTTCCTATGCAGATAAAATGCAAAGTCAATACTTCACTGTGCATATCCAAATGTCGCTACACGCCATGCTcacttatttcttttcataaatagTTTTAGTCATTAATTTTTCAACAGGGACAActtgaacaaatattttctttagaaaatagcTCTCTTACCTCAATTACAGCTGTTTCAATCTAATTATCAGCTACCAAAGCATACTCAAAGTAAAAAGTCAAGATTGACCAGCTGATTCCTTATATAAGAAATCtcttaaggaattaaaaatatttaattaaaactagCTTATAAATGCTATTTCTCATAAGTCTGACAGTACATGTATTTTCTTCAGAGCACAATAATGTGTTTGTAGtcagaaaaagcaacaaagctAGCACATTTTCACAGCTAAACAATAAAATCTCATCACCAAACCCCATCCTACAAcaatcttgtttgtttttaaagaaagtttttatTTGACCGAGAAtaacttttcatattttatctAGTTTTAGGGTATTTATGGAGTGCAACAACTATTCCTAAATTCAGTTAAAATATGATGCCTGGAAATCACCACCCTGAAGAATACAGGATTGCATCACTGGTCTTCTACAGTTTTGTATTCACAGTGGGATTGCTGGTGAATGCCACTGCACTATGGGTTTTCAGCTGCACTACCAAGAAGAGGACAACAATAACTGTATATATGATGAATGTGGCATTACTTGACATAATTTTTATACTTTCCTTGCCTTTTCGGATAATCTACCACTGGAAAGAAACATGGCCTTTTGGAGATACATTCTGTCGGATTATCAGtgctttcactgtattttatcCAGCCATTGCTCTGTGGTTGCTCACTTTTATAAGCGTAGACAGATTTATGGCTATTGTCCAGCCCAAACATGtcaaagaactaaaaaatacaaataaagctgTGCTGGCTTGCACTGGGATCTGGGTAATGACCCTTGCAACAACGTCCCCATTGCTGTTTTTACAATCTGATCCAGACAAAGCCTCAAATTTCACCACCTGCATGAAAATGCTTGATATCATCCATTTAAAGGAAGTAAATACGTTGAACTTTTCTcgcttgatttttttctttttgattcccTTGTTTATCATGATGGGATGTTACTTAGTCATTATTTACAATTTCATCCGTGGCAAGACTTCCAAACTGAAGCCTAAGGCCAAGGAGAGATCCATAAGAATTATAGTTACTCTGATTGCTCAAGTACTCATCTGCTTTGTACCCTTCCACGTTTGCTTCACCTTCCTGATGTTGCAGGATGAAGGTACAACTTACAATCCCTGGGCAGCCTTTACCACCTTTCTCATGAATCTCAGTACATGCTTGGATGTTATACTGTACTATATTGTTTCTAAACAATTTCAGGCGAGAGTCATCAGCGTAATCCTTTATCGCAATTACCTTCGAAGCGTGCGCAGGAAAAGTTTTAGAACTGGAAGTGTAAGATCACTCAGTAATATGAACAGTGAAAtgatataaaaacagaaaaaaacgtCAGAGGACTTTGATAATGTAAACGAGCAATTCTTCTTCTGAATTCTAGCATTTTTACTGCACTGAAGAATGTTCTATAGCCAGAAGTAACAGATATATTTGTTGCACTGTAAATATGAGAGAAGCAGAATAGTAATTGCACCTCTTTGTATTTGCTCAACAGCTTTTGTAAATCTGAAATGAACTAAAACCTAGTATCGGTGTTAAACTTTCCAATGCTTTTGTCATCTGAAAAGACTGTGAGTATTGCCAGACATGAAAAAGTGACTATTAGTATAATAAAGCAGACAACACTGAAGAATTATGATGCAAcgtatatattaattttttatattggCACAATCAAATGCTCCTGAAACTACTGTATATCCCACACTTCTAAAATTAGCTTCATTCTCTCAAGATCAATGTTAGCATGACTTAAAGAGAAAGCATATGTAGGTAACATTTATATTTCATTCAACTAAAAATTTCTTTGATGCAGGTTTCTTTGTAACTGACAACATTCTGCAGTCATAGATAAAAATACCATCAAAAGGTGTAATAGTCAAACTGTTCATTAGTTCCCTGTGGTTGTGACGTGCACATTTATTACACCCTACTCTTGCACAAAGTATCTTTTTACATAgatgaaaatactgaatttgtCCAGACACACTAGCAGCCTATGTCCCAGCAACAAACTTCAAGGTAGCAAACATGATGAATAACTGCAGTACTACTCAAGCTTTCAACTCCTGTTGAATACTCacacactacaaaaaaaaaaaaaaatctttataacgTCAAACATGCTTCTTCCTTATTAAATCAGCCTTTAGCTGCTTTCAAGAGACACACTAAAAAAGTATAAGTAAAAAAAGCCTAGTATGGTGTTTAGTATTAAAAATCTCACTCCAAGAGCTTTTATTATTACCTCAGAGCATGCGACACATGGAAATTCAAGTCTGTATGAGCCTGATCTTGCTTGTCAGAAGCTTAACCACAAAGGCTCTGCAAGCTCTACAGATCTACTGTAACACGTACAACTCTTATTAAGTGCAGAAATCTCAAATACAGATTATGCGAAACTGAACCACTAAATACCTTAAAGCTTTAAGAACTTCAGATGCAAACACTAAGGAAGAACATGCTCTAGCACTCATTTTtgaaacacaaatataaaatacCAGTATGAAATGCATATGACTGCATATGCATTTAAAAGTGAACAGAAAGATAAGAATTACAGTTGTGCTACCtttgtaatttaagaaaaaaatcagcaccaACCTGATTTCAGTTACCAGGTTTATTGAACTGAACAAAACCAAATACGGCAATCATTTGTGCACTGCAAGAGGCTTTTCAGTCATGCTGACAGTGGAACTGGGACTAACAGAATGGAAAGTAATCATTATATggataaaatataaattaattaacCACAGATCACAACTAGGAAATGGATATTCAAAAATGTAATAGTTATGCCAAGAACCTTTATACTGTAGTTCAAGAGAGGATTAAATTTAATTTGAAGGGCTACACGAagaaagtttttttaaattaaaatccgCACAAAATAATCCCTTGAAACTATATCTAAAATAACCAACCCATTAGGAACTACTTACAAACCAGAAGGCAAGCTGTTGATGGTGATGCCAAATATATACTCAGCAATTTCTACAAGGAGAAGATCAAACAA
This region includes:
- the GPR18 gene encoding N-arachidonyl glycine receptor, which translates into the protein MMPGNHHPEEYRIASLVFYSFVFTVGLLVNATALWVFSCTTKKRTTITVYMMNVALLDIIFILSLPFRIIYHWKETWPFGDTFCRIISAFTVFYPAIALWLLTFISVDRFMAIVQPKHVKELKNTNKAVLACTGIWVMTLATTSPLLFLQSDPDKASNFTTCMKMLDIIHLKEVNTLNFSRLIFFFLIPLFIMMGCYLVIIYNFIRGKTSKLKPKAKERSIRIIVTLIAQVLICFVPFHVCFTFLMLQDEGTTYNPWAAFTTFLMNLSTCLDVILYYIVSKQFQARVISVILYRNYLRSVRRKSFRTGSVRSLSNMNSEMI